In the Candidatus Mycosynbacter amalyticus genome, one interval contains:
- a CDS encoding class I SAM-dependent DNA methyltransferase: MRLAFADVQRNVTELANRESYNIDILYELLAAYGRASSAITKLRQGSLNLASDKENDVLQRGVVYFRHITDSSKLRSTLEELEQDPLVVRYNPRYLIVTDYDKLVAIDTKKDTRLDINLRDIDRDVDFFYGWTGDEITDEKTEAVADRRAADKMQELYSEIEKFNAERLADPQANFRHDLNVFFSRLLFCFFAEDTRVFSNDEKAIFTGSIKDYTQTDGSDLDTFLRTLFDALDTEDKSSFTSPFSKFPYVNGTIFDTKKHSIGIPKFNAQARKLILDCGNLNWSEINPDIFGSMFQSIVDENQRHTHGQHYTSVPNIMKTIEPLFLDELREEFDKHYDNPSKLIRLWERISKIKVFDPACGSGNFLIIAYKEMRKIEHAIIERLLLGSLLEEGMKNKLSSQIKLDNFYGIEIDDFPHEIAILSLYLAKHQMNIEFEKQFGREIKLIPLKDNANIIHGNAARLDWNDVCSNVPHAVGIPSAASQQSELIGFENESEQQELVKEEYDEIYLIGNPPYGGARWLDAAQKEDMQLVLGDIKGYGNLDYIAVWFKKAADYIGDSNKCRAAIISTNSIVQGVQVELLWSYIFDTKHEIIFAHQSFKWQNSARNNAGVTVVVIGIGSESSKDKYIYNGGIRQKVDNINAYLSSGSSTIVMSRSKPLSSIPSLDYGSFALDDGHFTISLNEYKDILKASPDAEKFLKPFVGAAEFLRGIERYAVWINEADIEEAKQIPILNKKIQAVYEWRMDSKRASTKKLASTPWRFAEIRYQDRQCLIAPIVSSERRQYIPMSILPKGTVVSNAAFAIYDAEPWLLGILSSKMHMAWVRAVGGQLETRLRYSASVVYNTFPLRPLLEHEKQELTAKARSVLFARENHSEKTLAEMYDPDKMPEDLRQAHEELDVAVDRLYRQKPYNSDEERLADLFALYEQMTNTEKDKK; this comes from the coding sequence ATGCGTCTTGCCTTTGCCGATGTCCAGAGAAACGTTACCGAACTGGCCAATCGTGAATCGTACAATATCGACATCCTCTATGAGCTGCTGGCTGCCTATGGCCGTGCGAGTTCGGCCATCACCAAGCTACGTCAAGGCTCACTCAATCTTGCCAGCGACAAAGAAAACGACGTATTGCAGCGTGGCGTCGTGTACTTCAGGCACATCACCGATTCAAGCAAGCTTCGCTCTACTCTTGAAGAACTAGAGCAAGATCCGCTGGTTGTTCGCTATAACCCTCGCTACCTCATTGTTACCGATTACGACAAGCTCGTTGCTATCGACACCAAGAAAGATACTCGCCTCGATATCAATCTGCGAGATATTGATCGTGATGTTGACTTTTTCTATGGCTGGACGGGTGATGAAATTACCGACGAAAAGACTGAAGCCGTTGCCGATCGTCGTGCGGCCGACAAAATGCAAGAACTCTACTCTGAAATCGAGAAGTTCAATGCCGAGCGCTTGGCTGACCCACAAGCTAACTTCCGTCACGACCTCAATGTATTCTTTAGCCGTTTACTATTCTGCTTCTTTGCCGAGGATACTCGGGTATTTAGTAATGATGAAAAGGCTATTTTTACTGGCTCTATCAAGGACTACACGCAGACCGATGGCAGCGATCTCGATACATTCCTCCGCACGCTATTCGACGCTCTCGATACCGAAGATAAGTCAAGCTTCACCAGTCCGTTTAGTAAGTTTCCGTACGTCAACGGTACAATTTTTGACACCAAAAAGCACAGCATCGGCATACCAAAGTTCAATGCCCAAGCTCGCAAACTCATTCTCGACTGCGGCAACTTGAACTGGTCAGAAATCAACCCCGATATCTTCGGCTCGATGTTCCAGAGCATCGTGGATGAAAACCAGCGGCACACGCACGGCCAGCACTATACTAGCGTGCCAAACATCATGAAAACGATCGAGCCGCTCTTTCTCGATGAATTGCGTGAGGAGTTCGACAAACACTATGACAACCCGAGCAAGCTCATCCGTCTATGGGAGCGAATCAGCAAGATTAAGGTCTTTGACCCTGCCTGTGGTAGTGGTAATTTCCTGATTATTGCCTACAAAGAAATGCGTAAGATTGAACATGCCATCATTGAGCGATTGCTCCTTGGTAGCCTACTCGAAGAAGGTATGAAGAATAAGCTATCTTCGCAAATCAAACTCGATAATTTCTACGGCATCGAAATTGACGACTTCCCACACGAAATCGCCATCTTGTCGCTCTACCTTGCGAAGCATCAGATGAACATCGAATTCGAGAAGCAGTTCGGCCGAGAGATAAAGCTCATTCCGCTCAAAGACAATGCGAATATCATCCACGGCAATGCCGCTCGGCTGGACTGGAACGATGTCTGCTCGAATGTGCCGCATGCCGTTGGCATACCAAGTGCCGCCAGCCAGCAAAGTGAACTCATAGGGTTTGAGAACGAGAGTGAGCAACAAGAACTCGTAAAAGAAGAATACGACGAGATCTATCTTATCGGTAATCCACCATATGGAGGTGCGAGGTGGCTCGACGCTGCTCAAAAAGAAGATATGCAGCTCGTTCTTGGTGATATTAAGGGCTACGGAAACCTTGATTATATTGCTGTGTGGTTCAAAAAAGCGGCCGACTACATCGGTGATAGTAACAAATGCAGGGCTGCTATTATATCTACCAACTCCATCGTTCAAGGCGTGCAAGTGGAGCTGCTATGGTCGTACATATTCGACACAAAGCACGAGATTATTTTTGCTCACCAATCATTCAAATGGCAGAACAGTGCCAGAAATAATGCAGGCGTTACGGTTGTCGTTATCGGCATAGGTTCGGAGAGTTCAAAAGATAAATATATCTACAATGGCGGTATTCGGCAAAAAGTAGACAATATCAACGCATACTTGTCGTCTGGCAGCAGTACGATTGTGATGTCACGCTCTAAGCCACTATCATCGATACCATCTCTCGACTATGGCAGTTTCGCACTCGATGACGGTCACTTTACAATATCACTCAACGAATACAAGGATATCCTCAAGGCATCACCAGATGCCGAGAAGTTCCTCAAACCGTTTGTCGGTGCTGCGGAATTTCTACGAGGCATTGAGCGGTATGCCGTCTGGATTAACGAAGCGGATATCGAAGAAGCTAAGCAGATACCGATACTCAACAAAAAGATCCAAGCAGTATATGAGTGGCGTATGGATAGCAAGCGAGCTAGCACCAAGAAGCTAGCCTCGACGCCATGGCGATTTGCCGAAATTCGCTATCAAGATAGGCAATGCTTGATAGCTCCTATCGTATCTTCAGAGCGCAGACAGTACATCCCTATGAGTATCTTGCCAAAAGGAACGGTCGTATCAAATGCTGCATTCGCTATCTACGATGCCGAACCATGGCTACTCGGCATTCTTAGCTCAAAAATGCACATGGCGTGGGTGCGAGCGGTCGGTGGCCAGCTAGAAACACGGCTTAGGTATTCAGCTTCAGTTGTCTACAATACATTCCCACTCCGTCCACTGCTCGAGCACGAAAAACAGGAACTAACCGCCAAAGCTCGCAGCGTTCTCTTTGCTCGTGAGAATCACTCAGAGAAAACGCTGGCCGAGATGTACGACCCAGACAAAATGCCCGAAGACTTGCGACAAGCCCACGAAGAGTTGGATGTGGCCGTCGACCGATTGTATCGCCAAAAGCCATACAATTCTGACGAAGAACGCCTTGCCGACCTCTTTGCCCTCTACGAGCAGATGACTAACACCGAGAAAGATAAGAAATAA
- a CDS encoding DEAD/DEAH box helicase, giving the protein MNSETLNIIDVKYEKNGESTKIDNFGMREMQCRVFEKRASNHLLIKAPPASGKSRALMFIGLDKLIHQGKKKVIVAVPEKSIGSSFGNTNLVDNGFFANWEVEDRNNLCLGTGDDKSKVKSFVRFMQDDSKILVCTHATLRFAFENEELDTELFNDTVLAIDEFHHVSVSDNSRLGDLLHRVMNSTNVQIIAMTGSYFRGDAVPILTPEDETEFDKVTYTYYEQLNGYTYLETLGIGYHFYTGSYLDDGALSAVLDPSKKTIIHIPNVNSKESTQVGKHEEVEQIYGHIGEWQSQDSETGIEYILDGNGITRKVANLVDDDPLHRARITKYLSEVAREDIDGVDIIVALGMAKEGFDWPWCEQALTIGYRASLTEIVQIIGRCTRDSYNKSHAQFTNLIVQPNGTTEDVQVSVNNMLKAITASLLMEQVLAPNFTFKPRVSPDQKAQAGEVFVKGLKNPPTERVKQILATELEDLTAAVLQDTQIQRAAANGHSGEYMKHLQSKIIREKLPGLSDEEVEVTRQYLASNLAFKSAGTKVTEEGDKKFITLANSFVNLDDLSIDLIDSINPFQHAFEVISKKVGADVFRVIQDTIAGSRIDMSDEDALALVPQIKAFVIAHNGKYPALNATDKNEKLLANAQAYLTRRYTVWQQEKERNNA; this is encoded by the coding sequence ATGAACAGCGAAACCCTCAACATCATCGACGTAAAATACGAGAAGAACGGTGAGTCTACCAAGATCGACAACTTTGGTATGCGAGAAATGCAGTGTCGGGTGTTTGAAAAACGTGCCAGCAATCACTTGCTTATCAAAGCACCGCCAGCGTCTGGTAAATCTCGAGCATTGATGTTTATCGGCCTCGATAAGCTCATACACCAAGGCAAGAAAAAGGTCATCGTGGCCGTGCCAGAAAAGTCTATCGGTTCATCATTCGGTAATACAAACCTCGTAGATAACGGCTTCTTCGCCAACTGGGAAGTCGAGGATCGCAACAACCTCTGTCTCGGTACGGGCGATGATAAAAGCAAGGTAAAATCGTTCGTCCGCTTCATGCAGGATGATAGCAAGATATTGGTATGTACGCATGCCACGCTCCGCTTTGCGTTTGAGAATGAAGAGCTGGACACCGAGCTGTTTAACGACACGGTGCTGGCAATCGACGAGTTTCATCATGTGTCTGTCAGCGATAACAGCCGACTTGGTGATTTGCTACACCGAGTGATGAATAGCACTAACGTACAGATAATCGCTATGACCGGCTCGTACTTCCGTGGCGATGCTGTGCCGATTTTGACGCCAGAGGACGAAACTGAGTTTGATAAGGTCACCTATACCTACTATGAGCAGCTGAATGGCTATACCTACCTCGAAACACTTGGTATTGGTTACCATTTCTATACAGGAAGTTATCTTGATGATGGTGCATTAAGTGCGGTGCTTGACCCAAGCAAAAAGACGATTATTCACATTCCGAACGTCAACTCAAAAGAATCAACGCAGGTTGGAAAACACGAGGAGGTCGAGCAGATTTACGGCCATATCGGTGAATGGCAATCGCAAGACAGCGAAACAGGTATCGAATATATCCTCGATGGAAATGGCATAACACGCAAGGTCGCCAATCTCGTCGATGACGACCCACTGCACCGTGCCAGAATCACCAAATACCTCAGCGAGGTGGCTCGTGAAGATATTGATGGCGTAGATATCATCGTGGCACTAGGTATGGCAAAAGAGGGCTTTGACTGGCCATGGTGTGAACAAGCATTGACGATTGGCTACCGTGCAAGTTTGACGGAAATCGTGCAGATTATTGGCCGCTGTACCCGTGATAGCTACAATAAATCACACGCTCAGTTTACTAACCTCATCGTGCAGCCAAATGGCACTACCGAAGATGTGCAAGTGTCGGTGAATAATATGCTCAAAGCTATCACCGCTTCACTCCTGATGGAGCAAGTGCTAGCACCAAACTTTACATTCAAGCCTCGTGTCTCGCCAGACCAAAAAGCACAGGCTGGCGAGGTGTTCGTCAAAGGCCTCAAAAACCCACCAACCGAGCGTGTCAAACAAATCCTTGCGACTGAGCTAGAAGATTTGACTGCAGCCGTACTGCAAGATACGCAGATACAGCGTGCTGCCGCAAACGGCCACTCGGGTGAATATATGAAGCACCTCCAGTCAAAGATTATCCGAGAGAAACTTCCTGGGCTTTCTGACGAAGAAGTTGAGGTAACTCGTCAGTATCTTGCGAGCAATCTGGCATTCAAATCTGCTGGTACGAAAGTTACCGAGGAGGGCGACAAGAAGTTCATTACACTGGCCAATAGTTTTGTAAACCTTGATGATTTGAGTATCGACCTGATTGATTCGATCAATCCATTCCAGCACGCCTTTGAGGTGATATCCAAGAAAGTGGGAGCAGATGTGTTTCGTGTTATTCAAGATACGATTGCTGGCTCTCGGATTGATATGTCAGACGAAGATGCCCTTGCACTTGTACCACAAATCAAGGCGTTCGTGATTGCTCATAACGGCAAATATCCTGCGCTAAATGCAACCGATAAGAACGAGAAGCTACTGGCTAATGCGCAAGCATACCTGACCCGACGCTATACCGTGTGGCAGCAAGAAAAAGAGAGGAATAACGCATAG
- a CDS encoding AAA family ATPase — protein MSIIKKITKLKNLGIYTSFNWDTSLQELKQYNVIYGWNGTGKSTFSKLLGALNVGNHPDFPSLEYQVHDSDGSVHTHGTAFGTPIRVFNTDFIADNIDFDTLSSKSITVVLGKENKAALKAIEEDEAELARTKEAIRTKTIEKEAKEKERGLEFTTVAKVIGAVSRGGVVRTYNKTHAEQAFARLSDKELLDDTELEKLVLSVAQPSLPEQKQMSLGETSTDLSEIIDEAHTLLAKTVSASVIERLKENADISEWVEAGIKVHADHESNTCEFCGNPLDTARLAELTAHFNEADAKLKLEVDDLANRLVTVYNIIKDLSPVDKMNLYQEFHSDYAEKVESLTSERDALLESIKKFGELVRSKKLHTTEELSIAETPDLTKITSSLDEVNKIIANHNKKTSDFLNQQKNDSAKIENHHLSGIYDKVNGLKDQIEVLDTEIAVLKDGDEKVTGQTELLSRIATNKSKVSSEHKACELLNVSLKKFLGHDEITFAPNTESGDDAGYLLLRRGNPAKSLSEGERTAIAFVFFVTQLRDDSFDPKTGIIVVDDPVSSLDSNSQYQAFSFLKKATEDASQLFILTHNFDFLKLVTNWIKHSRKTFGLFMVKNSFSEADSTRTAYLDKLDKALEEFESEYHYLFNVAYKYKDDGTIANAYKMPNIARKLLDSFLMFRVPKNTNTFNRLQEISYDEEKKASIYKFANDQSHITGSGFDPSLVPEAKNCITDLLDMMKAVDPDHFRYLEETIS, from the coding sequence ATGTCGATAATCAAGAAAATAACTAAGCTAAAAAATCTAGGTATCTATACCAGTTTTAATTGGGACACAAGTCTGCAAGAGCTAAAGCAATACAACGTCATTTACGGATGGAATGGCACAGGAAAGAGTACCTTCTCTAAGCTGCTCGGTGCATTGAATGTGGGCAACCATCCAGACTTTCCGTCTCTCGAGTATCAAGTACATGATAGTGATGGAAGTGTACACACCCACGGAACAGCTTTCGGCACCCCAATACGAGTCTTTAATACCGATTTTATTGCAGACAATATAGATTTCGACACTCTAAGCTCGAAGTCTATCACGGTAGTTCTAGGCAAAGAGAATAAGGCGGCACTCAAGGCTATCGAAGAGGACGAAGCCGAGCTAGCTAGAACAAAGGAAGCTATCCGCACGAAAACTATCGAGAAAGAGGCCAAAGAGAAAGAGCGAGGCCTAGAATTTACCACTGTCGCCAAAGTTATTGGTGCTGTGAGTCGAGGTGGCGTCGTGCGCACCTACAATAAAACTCACGCAGAGCAAGCCTTTGCAAGATTGTCTGACAAAGAATTGCTCGATGATACTGAGTTAGAAAAGCTAGTGTTGTCGGTTGCACAGCCATCTCTTCCTGAGCAGAAACAGATGTCGTTAGGCGAGACAAGCACTGACCTGTCAGAAATTATTGACGAAGCCCATACCCTACTAGCTAAGACGGTATCGGCTAGTGTTATTGAGCGACTCAAAGAAAATGCGGATATTTCTGAATGGGTAGAAGCAGGCATCAAAGTGCATGCCGACCACGAAAGTAATACATGCGAATTCTGCGGTAACCCATTAGACACAGCAAGGCTAGCAGAGCTAACGGCACATTTCAACGAAGCTGATGCAAAGTTAAAACTAGAGGTAGATGATCTTGCGAATAGATTAGTCACCGTATATAACATCATTAAAGATCTCAGCCCCGTCGACAAAATGAATCTCTATCAAGAGTTTCATAGCGACTACGCAGAAAAAGTGGAAAGCCTGACAAGCGAACGTGATGCTTTGCTTGAGTCCATAAAGAAATTTGGTGAGCTCGTGCGATCCAAGAAGCTTCATACGACCGAAGAGCTTAGTATTGCGGAAACGCCCGACCTTACAAAAATCACTAGCTCCTTGGATGAAGTAAATAAAATTATTGCCAATCACAATAAAAAGACAAGCGACTTCCTCAACCAACAAAAGAATGATAGTGCTAAAATCGAAAACCACCACCTTAGCGGCATCTATGACAAGGTCAATGGCCTGAAAGATCAGATTGAAGTACTGGATACCGAGATAGCTGTCCTGAAGGATGGAGATGAGAAAGTTACCGGACAAACTGAGCTACTGTCTAGAATTGCAACAAATAAGAGCAAGGTCTCGTCAGAGCATAAGGCCTGCGAACTGCTCAATGTGTCGCTCAAGAAGTTTCTAGGTCACGACGAGATAACATTTGCACCAAATACTGAAAGTGGCGATGACGCGGGCTATTTACTATTAAGGCGTGGCAACCCCGCGAAGAGCCTTAGTGAGGGCGAACGAACCGCAATCGCATTTGTATTTTTCGTAACACAGCTGCGAGACGATAGCTTCGATCCAAAGACCGGGATTATCGTTGTTGATGACCCAGTCTCTAGTCTCGACTCCAATTCACAGTATCAAGCGTTTTCATTTCTGAAAAAGGCCACCGAAGATGCGAGTCAGCTATTTATACTTACCCATAATTTCGACTTCTTGAAACTAGTAACTAACTGGATTAAGCACTCTCGTAAAACGTTTGGTTTATTTATGGTGAAGAATAGCTTCTCTGAAGCGGACAGCACACGCACTGCGTACCTAGATAAATTAGATAAAGCACTCGAAGAATTTGAAAGTGAATATCACTACTTATTCAATGTTGCCTACAAATACAAAGATGACGGCACTATAGCGAATGCCTATAAAATGCCCAACATAGCTCGTAAGCTACTCGACAGCTTCTTGATGTTCCGAGTCCCAAAGAATACTAATACATTCAACCGCTTACAGGAAATAAGCTATGACGAAGAGAAAAAAGCATCTATCTATAAGTTCGCCAACGACCAGTCGCATATTACAGGCTCTGGTTTTGACCCCTCTTTGGTACCCGAGGCCAAAAATTGCATAACCGACTTGCTTGACATGATGAAGGCAGTTGACCCCGACCACTTTAGATACCTAGAGGAAACCATATCTTAA